From the Teredinibacter turnerae T7901 genome, one window contains:
- the trmH gene encoding tRNA (guanosine(18)-2'-O)-methyltransferase TrmH, translated as MTPERFQRITSVLNKRQPDLTVITDEVHKGRNLSAITRTCDAVGIDTIHCVMPEDGYQTYNGTSASAEKWVAVQHHSSISAPVNDLKREGFQLVAANLGDNTLDYRNVDYTKPTALVLGAEVKGVSPEAAAAVDYNVTVPMVGMVESFNVSVAAAIILMEAQHQRQQAGLYDQPRLTADVYRARFFHWAHPVLAKWCDDNGVEYPPVREDGEVKNLSAWYSAEQARLE; from the coding sequence ATGACTCCCGAAAGATTTCAACGTATTACTTCCGTTCTCAACAAGCGACAACCGGATCTTACGGTTATCACTGACGAAGTCCACAAGGGGCGCAACCTTTCAGCGATCACCAGAACCTGTGACGCGGTGGGTATCGATACCATCCACTGCGTTATGCCAGAAGACGGGTACCAGACATACAATGGCACTTCAGCTAGCGCCGAAAAGTGGGTGGCAGTGCAACATCACTCGAGTATCAGCGCACCGGTTAACGACCTGAAGCGGGAAGGCTTTCAGTTGGTTGCTGCTAATTTGGGCGACAATACCCTTGACTACCGCAATGTGGATTACACCAAGCCTACGGCTCTTGTTTTGGGGGCGGAAGTAAAAGGCGTGAGCCCCGAAGCTGCAGCAGCGGTAGATTATAACGTGACGGTGCCCATGGTCGGTATGGTTGAGTCGTTCAACGTGTCGGTAGCGGCAGCCATCATTTTGATGGAGGCCCAGCACCAGCGACAGCAGGCTGGTTTGTATGACCAGCCTCGCCTGACGGCCGATGTGTACCGCGCGCGGTTTTTCCACTGGGCGCATCCCGTCTTGGCTAAATGGTGCGATGACAATGGCGTTGAGTATCCGCCGGTGCGAGAAGACGGTGAAGTGAAGAATTTGTCCGCATGGTACAGCGCAGAGCAAGCGCGCCTCGAATAA
- a CDS encoding acyl-CoA thioesterase, whose amino-acid sequence MATSIGQFLQLEKLDTNLFRNIHHRENFMGTLFGGQVLAQALMACTKTIDDPNLLPHSLHAYFLRAGRSADPVIYDVETVRDGQSIRSRRAVARQYGKPIFNMSASFHQLEDGYHHQESMPEGIASPEELLKTANPIVHDQHIPPSDNRAGAFNPLEILPLDGVSCDTTEVRAPRAMFWMRAKERLSDESIEHYCTLAFASDLGLLATTLLPHNTSLFTGEIIAASIDHAMWFHSREFRADDWLLCTTYSPWAGNARGFAHGSIFTRDGRLILSTCQEGLIRPNHQPTA is encoded by the coding sequence ATGGCTACATCCATCGGTCAGTTTCTGCAACTGGAAAAGCTCGATACGAACTTGTTCCGCAACATTCATCACCGCGAAAACTTTATGGGCACTCTGTTTGGCGGACAGGTGCTGGCGCAAGCACTCATGGCGTGCACCAAAACCATCGACGACCCCAACCTGCTCCCGCACTCCTTACACGCCTATTTTCTGCGCGCGGGCAGGAGTGCTGACCCGGTAATATACGACGTAGAGACGGTGCGAGACGGGCAATCCATTCGCAGCAGGCGCGCTGTAGCCCGCCAATATGGGAAACCGATTTTTAACATGTCGGCCTCATTTCACCAATTAGAAGATGGCTATCACCACCAGGAATCAATGCCAGAGGGCATTGCTAGCCCGGAAGAACTGCTAAAGACTGCCAATCCAATCGTACATGATCAGCACATTCCGCCGAGCGACAACCGTGCGGGCGCCTTTAACCCACTTGAGATTCTTCCACTGGACGGCGTTTCCTGCGACACAACAGAAGTTAGGGCTCCGCGAGCTATGTTTTGGATGAGAGCAAAAGAGCGGCTCTCTGACGAGAGCATTGAACATTACTGCACACTTGCGTTTGCGTCTGACTTGGGGCTGCTGGCAACAACCCTGCTTCCCCACAATACGTCGTTGTTCACCGGTGAAATCATTGCCGCAAGCATCGATCATGCGATGTGGTTCCATTCACGGGAATTCCGGGCGGACGATTGGCTACTGTGCACAACCTACAGCCCTTGGGCTGGCAACGCCCGCGGGTTCGCCCACGGTAGCATCTTTACCCGCGACGGCCGGTTGATTTTATCAACATGCCAGGAGGGGTTAATAAGACCCAATCATCAGCCAACAGCTTAA
- a CDS encoding DUF4823 domain-containing protein, translating into MPESIKLTYLPRLAFRVACLIIAALVLSGCTAAYTGHLVGAGLQHMHLKDQQAVLRSNVWRLPLNTRLFLARPQFPHVLDDKHTSMPRARTALHQALELALRHDFPNLSIAKADLNQQEALLAARLNGAQIALIPQLFQYTNAKNTWREYSESAALPEQARFGRDTAVFQIVVLDVVTGAHIDTVTATTNQRLFANASQAAEIYQNASARYAQMLSGREP; encoded by the coding sequence ATGCCTGAGTCCATAAAACTGACCTACTTACCGCGCTTGGCGTTCAGGGTAGCCTGCCTGATAATTGCTGCTCTGGTGCTAAGCGGTTGTACTGCAGCGTATACAGGGCATTTGGTGGGCGCTGGGCTCCAGCATATGCATTTGAAAGATCAACAGGCGGTGCTGAGAAGCAACGTCTGGCGCTTGCCTCTCAACACCCGATTATTTCTTGCTCGGCCGCAGTTTCCCCATGTTTTAGATGACAAGCACACAAGCATGCCGCGTGCGCGAACAGCATTACACCAGGCACTGGAGCTGGCGTTGCGACATGATTTTCCCAATTTGAGCATTGCCAAAGCGGATTTAAACCAGCAAGAAGCCTTGTTGGCGGCTCGCCTGAACGGTGCACAAATCGCCTTGATTCCGCAGTTATTTCAGTACACCAACGCCAAAAACACCTGGCGCGAATATAGCGAGTCAGCCGCGCTGCCTGAGCAAGCGCGTTTTGGTCGCGATACTGCAGTATTTCAGATCGTTGTGTTGGATGTTGTCACTGGCGCTCATATCGATACGGTTACCGCCACGACTAACCAGCGCCTGTTTGCCAATGCAAGCCAGGCGGCCGAGATCTACCAGAATGCCTCTGCGCGCTATGCGCAAAT